A genomic window from Lotus japonicus ecotype B-129 chromosome 1, LjGifu_v1.2 includes:
- the LOC130728619 gene encoding transcription factor TCP17-like, which produces MRDTQDDYKIPKEADNIPLKLEGHSSDDHEKPKPPSASTSPAQWSRLKDPRIVRVSRAFGGKDRHSKVCTIRGLRDRRVRLSVPTAIQLYDLQDRLGLNQPSKVVDWLLNVAKHEIDELPPLPNFPQPGNFTFSGYPSSLITPHHHEANTASQSNEQLQFHEREGTSVRGQKMSKEQLFNINRSGNVDQWEGSSQNSMWKLKAKEVSEELVTDKENWMNKQGSNNNEGGSAHVLPNNLQRANHYPSFLGLLNNMPLGYAYNQWENSGGVNSQLGGNHGFSNQTNISVVPFPSTLALSTGNSQISQSYIPSHVTAMDVDQRQINHYQMLSLSSQNLLVNNSLNPSFSLAMMTPRLLHSPNSNENPSSSHRDQDFTSK; this is translated from the coding sequence atgagAGACACACAAGATGATTATAAGATCCCAAAAGAAGCAGATAATATTCCACTGAAACTGGAGGGTCATTCAAGTGATGATCATGAAAAACCAAAGCCTccatcagcatcaacatcaCCAGCACAATGGTCAAGGCTTAAGGATCCAAGGATTGTTAGAGTTTCCAGAGCCTTTGGAGGAAAAGACAGGCACAGCAAGGTTTGCACAATAAGAGGGTTAAGAGACAGGCGGGTGAGGCTATCAGTGCCAACAGCTATTCAATTATATGACCTTCAAGACAGGCTAGGGCTCAACCAACCAAGCAAGGTTGTTGATTGGTTGCTCAATGTAGCTAAGCATGAAATTGATGAACTCCCACCACTCCCAAATTTTCCACAACCAGGCAACTTCACTTTTAGTGGCTATCCATCTTCTCTTATTACTCCTCATCATCATGAAGCTAACACCGCATCTCAGAGTAATGAACAACTACAGTTTCATGAACGGGAAGGAACATCTGTCAGAGGCCAAAAAATGAGTAAGGAACAACTTTTCAACATCAATAGAAGTGGGAATGTTGACCAGTGGGAAGGTTCAAGCCAAAATTCTATGTGGAAATTGAAGGCTAAAGAAGTTTCAGAAGAATTGGTCACTGATAAAGAAAATTGGATGAATAAGCAAGGAAGCAACAACAATGAAGGTGGTAGTGCACATGTTTTACCAAATAATTTACAAAGAGCCAATCATTATCCTTCATTCCTTGGCTTGTTGAATAATATGCCACTTGGCTATGCCTATAACCAATGGGAGAATTCAGGTGGTGTTAATTCTCAACTGGGAGGAAACCATGGATTTTCAAACCAAACAAACATTAGTGTTGTGCCTTTCCCATCAACATTGGCTTTGTCAACTgggaattctcaaatttcacaGTCCTATATTCCTTCACATGTTACAGCAATGGATGTGGATCAAAGGCAAATCAACCACTATCAGATGTTAAGTTTGAGTTCTCAAAATCTGTTAGTGAATAATTCTCTCAATCCATCTTTCAGCTTGGCTATGATGACTCCTAGGCTTCTCCATTCTCCCAACAGCAATGAAAACCCATCATCATCACATAGAGaccaagatttcacttccaagtAA
- the LOC130728620 gene encoding transcription initiation factor TFIID subunit 8-like: MSNGGGKTGRQLEQPAATWRRRTVGGGDDFAQAVAKIAVAQICESEGFPAFQQSALDALSDITARFILNVGKSAHSFANLAGRSECNVFDVIQGLEDMGSAHGFGGASDVDHCLESSGVVREIYQFVNEGEPITFAHPIPRFPVVKERVLPPSFLLKGEEPPGEHIPAWLPAFPVPQTYSESPLGNGRGTEPCASKFDQERENGNGERPLLQQQMVSNMFEKSTVTDPADAKAKRVATESNPFFAAPLKFEEKEVASVAPPTKLFNGVVASDNPVVENFVKNDSVSVLETFAPAIEAMKSTCCDSKEDQTHFPVNEKPTVRFKVGIKNKFLGRSVGLIPQKEEHKKTLPWFAMEDEKDDRKRRAEKILRESLENPDQLVQL, translated from the coding sequence ATGAGCAATGGCGGTGGGAAGACTGGAAGACAACTTGAACAGCCTGCTGCCACATGGAGGAGGAGGACagtgggtggtggtgatgactTTGCTCAAGCGGTTGCAAAGATTGCAGTAGCACAAATATGCGAAAGTGAGGGTTTTCCGGCCTTTCAGCAGTCAGCTCTTGATGCATTATCTGACATTACTGCTCGATTTATTTTGAATGTTGGGAAGTCCGCACATTCCTTTGCTAATCTTGCTGGTAGATCTGAATGCAATGTTTTTGACGTCATTCAAGGGTTAGAAGATATGGGATCAGCACATGGGTTTGGCGGTGCTTCGGATGTTGATCATTGCCTTGAAAGTTCAGGTGTTGTTCGGGAAATTTATCAATTTGTTAATGAGGGTGAACCCATTACGTTTGCGCACCCAATACCTCGATTTCCAGTTGTGAAAGAACGGGTGCTGCCTCCAAGTTTTTTGCTAAAAGGAGAAGAGCCACCCGGGGAGCATATTCCAGCATGGTTGCCCGCATTCCCTGTTCCACAAACTTATTCAGAGTCACCGTTAGGGAATGGAAGAGGGACAGAGCCTTGTGCTTCTAAATTTGATCAAGAAAGAGAGAATGGCAATGGGGAGAGACCTCTGTTGCAGCAGCAGATGGTCTCAAATATGTTTGAAAAGTCCACCGTGACTGACCCTGCAGATGCTAAGGCGAAAAGAGTAGCAACAGAAAGCAACCCATTCTTTGCTGCACCTTTGAAATTTGAGGAGAAGGAAGTTGCTTCTGTTGCCCCTCCAACTAAGCTCTTCAATGGTGTTGTAGCTTCTGATAATCCTGTGGTGGAAAATTTCGTTAAAAATGACTCAGTTTCAGTATtggagacctttgctcctgcgATTGAGGCCATGAAAAGCACATGCTGTGATTCCAAGGAAGATCAAACACATTTTCCTGTGAATGAGAAGCCTACTGTGCGTTTTAAGGTTGGGATTAAAAATAAATTCTTAGGAAGGTCGGTTGGCTTGATTCCACAAAAAGAGGAGCATAAAAAGACTTTGCCGTGGTTTGCGATGGAAGATGAGAAGGATGATAGGAAAAGAAGGGCTGAGAAAATTCTGAGGGAATctctggaaaacccagatcagCTTGTTCAGTTGTAA
- the LOC130728621 gene encoding protein LONGIFOLIA 1-like codes for MSEKALNSLKDENPDLQKQIGCIAGFFQLFDRHRFLTGQSTSSSYNQHTSISVESNNDIKELNNKIQKTKAKNQKNAREKQQFSTESSAASMSSSSCSSSMSSIEFNRTIQTESPPKSQIRVAINPPSEITMKQHDTPSQKSLEFCDIVKDSMYREAQGLSLKTATKEKKKGQTHTLKHIDSPRPLQPHKSINGGVTAANEPFHVLSKSKKSPWDLPRLSYDGRDTQDKFKSATKHKELPRLSLDSRQGSTRGFNEGNKAHNLLKDPQKVYGIGRNYNTVLNNLQEPETSKRSSCVVAKLMGLEALPQKTQTCGSSDDTITNVTPYSRFALEPSPWRKPDSRRSLQSQDSKGSESDIKASKSSLSVYGEIEKRVSELEFKRSGKDLRALKQILDAMQRYKDTSDIARDQALNSPSNNQNNTSISENSNVRSPRIPQKDPASVTVEKSNSSKMPIVIMKPARVTRKANNSSPPSTPRNGRLVDKQTAKGISSTTKNTKDKNNNLRNSKLMQSSKVSQDGNGESTANSGNMTVTGSPRLQKKFGLERRSPPASPSSDSSINRRKHNRQPVELSSPRQNISTLPERNERFGDISYHWKGVMHHVNVISPDFDRKRSLATHSDIEIIHIDQSGNINSTSIQLSGLNQSNVFEELKKECSKAETLVNPEQPSPVSVLDAAFYREDPPSPVRKKSDISNNLGETLSTDDDSVENSVDLHSLSNGSSDRDLNTQNLVEILKEIDWIDEKFFNFSNTKDPDHKYISEILLASGLLSGHRSSQILNSRGQLINPKLFFALEEIKRSKGDFSIEGSAKKISRIISPEQMQRKLIFDVVNDILVQKLILENSSTLWCLPNELEGRKLKGQKLFYELCTEIDQLQPQNRNVRVASDDENLSSVLCGDLKHHHPIWTNCCSEIPNVVLDIERLIFKDLITEAVKGEVANLCGRHCRQLLFPK; via the exons TTGAAAGCAATAATGACATCAAAGAGCTCAATAACAAAATTCAGAAAACAAAG GCAAAGAATCAGAAGAATGCAAGAGAGAAGCAGCAATTCTCCACAGAATCATCAGCTGCTTCTATGTCTTCATCATCTTGTTCCTCTAGCATGTCATCCATTGAGTTCAACAGAACAATTCAGACAGAATCACCACCAAAAAGTCAAATTAGAGTTGCAATAAACCCACCTTCAGAAATAACAATGAAGCAGCATGATACACCTAGCCAGAAATCCCTTGAGTTCTGTGACATTGTCAAAGACTCCATGTATAGAGAAGCACAAGGGTTGTCATTGAAAACTgcaacaaaagagaaaaagaaaggtcAGACTCATACATTGAAGCACATAGATTCTCCGCGGCCTTTGCAGCCTCACAAGTCTAtcaatggaggagttacagcgGCAAATGAACCATTCCATGTTCTTTCTAAGTCCAAGAAATCACCTTGGGACTTGCCGAGGCTCTCTTATGATGGGAGGGATACAcaagataaattcaaatcaGCCACAAAGCATAAGGAACTTCCAAGGCTTTCCTTGGATAGCAGACAAGGATCCACAAGAGGTTTCAATGAAGGAAACAAGGCTCACAACCTGTTGAAGGATCCACAAAAAGTGTATGGAATTGGAAGGAACTACAACACAGTGCTTAACAATCTGCAAGAACCAGAAACTTCTAAAAGATCATCTTGTGTTGTAGCGAAGTTGATGGGACTAGAAGCCCTCCCTCAAAAGACACAAACATGTGGATCTAGTGATGATACAATCACAAATGTGACACCATATTCGCGATTCGCGCTAGAACCAAGTCCTTGGAGGAAACCTGATTCAAGGCGAAGTTTACAATCACAAGATTCCAAAGGAAGTGAATCTGATATAAAAGCCTCAAAATCCTCATTATCTGTTTATGGGGAAATTGAGAAAAGGGTGTCAGAACTTGAGTTCAAAAGGTCTGGTAAGGATCTCAGAGCCCTTAAACAGATTCTTGATGCAATGCAGAGATATAAAGATACATCAGATATTGCAAGAGATCAAGCTTTAAACTCACCATCTAACAATCAGAACAATACCAGTATCAGTGAAAACTCCAATGTAAGAAGCCCAAGAATACCACAAAAGGACCCAGCATCTGTCACAGTTGAGAAATCAAATTCTAGTAAAATGCCAATTGTCATCATGAAACCAGCAAGAGTTACTAGAAAAGCCAACAACTCTTCTCCCCCTAGTACTCCCAGGAATGGAAGATTGGTTGATAAGCAAACAGCTAAAGGTATTagttcaacaacaaaaaataccAAGGACAAGAACAATAACTTAAGAAATTCAAAATTGATGCAATCCTCCAAAGTTTCTCAGGACGGCAATGGAGAGAGCACCGCAAACTCAGGTAATATGACAGTGACTGGGAGCCCAAGACTACAAAAAAAGTTTGGTTTGGAAAGGCGTTCACCACCAGCAAGTCCATCATCAGATTCCAGCATTAACAGAAGAAAACATAATAGACAACCTGTGGAATTGTCTTCCCCAAGGCAAAATATCTCTACTTTGCCCGAAAGAAATGAACGTTTCGGTGATATCAGCTATCACTGGAAAGGTGTTATGCATCATGTCAATGTCATTTCTCCAGATTTTGACAGAAAAAGAAGCTTGGCAACTCATAGTGACATAGAAATCATACACATTGATCAATCAGGAAATATCAATAGCACATCCATCCAGCTGAGTGGCCTGAATCAAAGT AATGTATTTGAAGAGTTGAAGAAGGAATGCTCCAAGGCTGAGACATTAGTTAATCCAGAACAACCAAGTCCTGTATCTGTTCTTGATGCTGCATTTTATAGGGAAGACCCACCATCTCCAGTGAGAAAGAAATCAGACATCTCAAACAATTTAG GTGAAACTCTAAGCACTGATGATGATAGTGTGGAGAACTCAGTGGATCTTCATTCTTTAAGCAATGGATCTAGTGATAGAGACTTGAACACCCAGAATTTGGTTGAAATACTCAAAGAAATTGACTGGATTGATGAGAAATTTTTCAATTTCAGTAACACCAAGGATCCTGACCATAAGTACATATCAGAAATACTGTTAGCATCAGGTTTACTCAGTGGTCACAGATCTAGCCAGATACTTAATTCACGAGGTCAATTAATTAACCCAAAGTTATTCTTCGCACTTGAAGAAATAAAGAGAAGCAAGGGGGATTTCAGCATTGAAGGCAGTGCCAAGAAAATTTCCAGGATTATCAGTCCTGAGCAAATGCAAAGAAAACTCATATTTGATGTTGTTAATGACATTTTAGTTCAAAAACTGATATTGGAGAATTCTTCCACTTTGTGGTGCCTGCCAAATGAGCTAGAAGGAAGAAAGCTAAAAGGGCAAAAGCTTTTTTATGAGCTATGTACAGAAATTGATCAGTTACAACCTCAAAATAGGAATGTCAGGGTAGCTTCTGACGATGAGAATTTATCAAGTGTCTTGTGTGGAGATTTGAAGCATCATCACCCAATTTGGACTAACTGCTGCAGTGAGATACCAAATGTTGTGTTGGATATCGAACGGTTGATCTTTAAAGATTTGATCACTGAAGCTGTGAAGGGTGAAGTAGCAAACCTGTGTGGTAGACATTGCAGGCAATTGTTGTTTCCCAAGTAG